The Pyrococcus kukulkanii genome contains a region encoding:
- a CDS encoding PIN domain-containing protein: MRKVWLVLPDTNFLFIPGQFGVDIISEFDRILDVKYQVAIPNVVLEELKTIIKEGKVRGKDLMAARMALKLAERFPVVYIGEFMSKTTDELLYEYAIANDNVIVCTNDKKLRKRLREAGVPVIFLRQKKKLELEGMLE; this comes from the coding sequence ATGAGGAAGGTTTGGCTCGTTCTCCCCGATACAAATTTTCTTTTCATTCCCGGGCAGTTCGGGGTGGATATAATTTCGGAATTCGACAGGATACTTGATGTGAAGTATCAGGTTGCCATTCCAAACGTCGTTCTTGAGGAGCTCAAAACTATAATCAAAGAGGGCAAGGTTAGAGGAAAAGACCTGATGGCGGCAAGGATGGCCCTAAAGCTTGCCGAGAGGTTTCCCGTCGTATATATTGGGGAGTTCATGTCAAAGACTACAGATGAGCTACTATATGAGTACGCGATAGCCAATGATAACGTTATAGTGTGCACCAACGATAAAAAGCTCAGGAAGAGGCTTAGGGAGGCCGGAGTTCCCGTGATATTCCTTAGGCAGAAAAAGAAGCTCGAGCTCGAGGGCATGCTCGAGTGA
- a CDS encoding translation initiation factor IF-2 subunit gamma, translating into MSEERKTKQAEVNIGMVGHVDHGKTTLTKALTGVWTDTHSEELRRGITIKIGFADAEIRKCPNCGRYSTSPVCPYCGHETEFVRRVSFIDAPGHEALMTTMLAGASLMDGAILVIAANEPCPRPQTREHLMALQIIGQKNIIIAQNKIELVDREKALENYRQIKEFIKGTVAENAPIIPISALHGANIDVLVKAIEDFIPTPKRDPNKPPKMLVLRSFDVNKPGTPPEKLVGGVLGGSIVQGKLKVGDEIEIRPGVPYEEHGRIKYEPITTEIVSLQAGGKFVEEAYPGGLVGVGTKLDPYLTKGDLMAGNVVGKPGKLPPVWEELRLEVHLLERVVGTEQELKVEPIKRKEVLLLNVGTARTMGLVTGLGKDEIELKLQIPVCAEPGDRVAISRQIGSRWRLIGYGFIRE; encoded by the coding sequence ATGTCAGAGGAGAGGAAGACAAAGCAGGCAGAGGTCAATATAGGAATGGTTGGTCACGTTGACCACGGTAAAACCACACTAACAAAGGCCCTAACGGGAGTTTGGACGGACACACACAGCGAAGAGCTCAGGAGAGGAATTACGATTAAGATAGGGTTCGCGGACGCAGAGATAAGGAAGTGCCCTAACTGTGGAAGGTACTCAACCTCCCCAGTCTGCCCCTACTGTGGCCATGAAACCGAGTTCGTTAGGAGGGTTTCGTTCATAGACGCCCCGGGTCACGAGGCATTGATGACAACGATGCTCGCTGGAGCTTCCCTGATGGACGGGGCAATCTTGGTTATAGCCGCAAACGAGCCCTGTCCAAGGCCTCAGACTAGAGAGCACCTGATGGCCCTCCAGATAATCGGACAGAAGAACATAATCATAGCTCAGAACAAGATAGAGCTCGTGGACAGAGAGAAGGCCTTGGAGAACTACAGGCAGATTAAGGAGTTCATAAAAGGGACTGTAGCGGAAAACGCCCCGATAATTCCGATCTCAGCACTTCACGGTGCGAACATAGATGTTCTCGTGAAGGCCATCGAGGACTTCATACCAACGCCAAAGAGGGATCCCAACAAGCCACCGAAGATGTTAGTTCTTAGAAGCTTCGACGTTAATAAGCCAGGAACACCACCGGAGAAGCTTGTCGGTGGAGTTCTTGGAGGTTCGATAGTCCAGGGTAAGCTCAAGGTTGGGGATGAGATTGAGATAAGGCCTGGAGTACCCTACGAGGAGCACGGAAGGATAAAGTACGAGCCAATAACGACTGAGATAGTTTCTCTCCAAGCCGGAGGAAAGTTCGTCGAGGAGGCCTACCCAGGAGGTTTAGTCGGAGTTGGAACAAAGCTCGATCCATACTTAACCAAGGGCGACCTGATGGCAGGTAACGTTGTTGGAAAGCCCGGAAAGCTTCCACCGGTGTGGGAGGAGCTTAGGCTTGAGGTTCACCTGCTCGAGAGGGTCGTTGGAACTGAGCAAGAATTAAAGGTAGAGCCAATCAAGAGGAAGGAAGTGCTACTATTGAACGTTGGAACCGCAAGAACGATGGGCCTTGTTACAGGCTTAGGAAAGGATGAGATAGAATTAAAGCTCCAGATACCAGTGTGCGCAGAGCCCGGGGATAGAGTGGCAATAAGTAGGCAGATAGGCTCAAGGTGGAGGCTCATAGGTTACGGATTCATAAGGGAATAG
- the twy1 gene encoding 4-demethylwyosine synthase TYW1: MEIKPGKITVQANPNMPPEIANLFRKQHYELVGRHSGVKLCHWLKKSLTEGRFCYKQKFYGIHSHRCLQMTPVLAWCTHNCIFCWRPMETFLGTELPQPWDDPAFIVEESIKAQRKLLVGYKGNPKVDKKKFEEAWYPRHAAISLSGEPMLYPYMGDLVEEFHKRGFTTFIVTNGTVPERLEEMIREDKLPTQLYVSITAPDIETYNRVNIPMIPDGWERIKEFLELMNGIQTRTVVRLTLVKGENMHNPEGYAKLILKAKPMFVEAKAYMFVGYSRNRLTINNMPSHDDIRKFAEALVKHLPGYHIEDEYEPSRVVLIMRDDVDPSGTGLEGRFIKH, from the coding sequence ATGGAGATAAAGCCCGGAAAGATTACGGTTCAAGCTAATCCGAACATGCCGCCCGAGATAGCCAACCTCTTTAGAAAGCAACACTACGAACTAGTGGGAAGGCACAGCGGAGTTAAGCTATGCCACTGGCTCAAGAAGAGCCTAACCGAGGGTAGGTTCTGCTACAAACAGAAGTTCTATGGAATACACTCGCACAGGTGCCTTCAGATGACGCCAGTTTTAGCTTGGTGCACCCACAACTGCATATTCTGCTGGCGCCCAATGGAGACATTCCTAGGAACTGAACTGCCCCAACCCTGGGATGATCCAGCGTTCATCGTGGAGGAGAGCATCAAAGCCCAGAGGAAGCTCTTAGTTGGATACAAAGGCAATCCAAAGGTCGACAAAAAGAAATTCGAAGAGGCATGGTATCCAAGGCATGCAGCAATTAGTTTGTCGGGAGAGCCAATGCTCTATCCCTACATGGGGGATTTAGTTGAAGAGTTCCACAAGAGGGGCTTCACTACGTTCATAGTCACCAACGGAACAGTTCCCGAGAGGCTCGAGGAGATGATAAGGGAGGACAAGCTACCAACCCAGCTCTACGTCTCAATTACAGCCCCTGACATTGAAACGTACAATAGGGTCAACATCCCAATGATACCCGATGGATGGGAGAGGATAAAGGAGTTCCTCGAGCTCATGAACGGAATTCAAACTAGAACCGTTGTGAGGCTAACCCTAGTGAAGGGAGAGAACATGCACAACCCGGAGGGCTACGCGAAGCTGATCCTCAAGGCTAAGCCAATGTTCGTTGAGGCAAAGGCCTACATGTTCGTTGGTTATTCAAGGAACAGGCTAACGATAAACAACATGCCGAGCCACGATGACATAAGGAAGTTCGCAGAGGCCCTAGTAAAGCACCTCCCAGGATACCACATAGAGGACGAGTACGAGCCGAGCAGGGTTGTATTGATCATGAGGGACGACGTTGATCCCTCCGGGACGGGCCTTGAGGGCAGGTTCATAAAGCACTAA
- the pfpI gene encoding deglycase PfpI has product MRILILSADQFEDVELIYPYHRLKEEGHEVVVASFKRGAITGKHGYTVNVDLAFDEVNPDDFDALILPGGRAPERVRLNEKAVEIARKMFSEGKPVASICHGPQILISAGVLKGRKGTSYPGIKDDMINAGVEWVDSEVVVDGNWVSSRVPADLYAWMREFVKLLK; this is encoded by the coding sequence ATGAGGATCCTGATTCTGAGTGCCGACCAGTTTGAAGATGTAGAGCTGATATATCCCTACCACAGGCTCAAGGAGGAGGGACATGAGGTTGTAGTTGCGAGCTTCAAGAGGGGAGCTATCACCGGAAAGCATGGATATACAGTGAACGTTGACTTGGCCTTTGACGAAGTTAATCCTGACGATTTTGACGCCCTCATCCTTCCGGGCGGAAGGGCCCCAGAGCGCGTGAGGCTGAACGAGAAGGCAGTGGAAATTGCGAGAAAGATGTTCAGTGAGGGCAAGCCAGTTGCGAGCATCTGCCACGGGCCTCAGATACTCATCTCGGCTGGAGTTCTAAAGGGCAGGAAGGGAACGAGCTACCCAGGAATTAAGGACGACATGATAAACGCTGGAGTCGAGTGGGTTGATTCTGAGGTTGTTGTTGATGGCAACTGGGTGAGCTCGAGGGTTCCTGCAGACTTATACGCATGGATGAGGGAGTTCGTTAAACTACTTAAGTGA